CAAGGGTGGGATAATCTAGCAGGCAATCTCACGTTCTTATGGGAAGACTCAAACTTCCTGACCGGCACCTATTGAAATCAGAATCGATGCTTCTTCCCTATAGCACTGACGCCACGCTTTATCATCTGCCAACGGCCACGATCTCGCTGATCATCGTCAATGCGTTGGTCTTCTTCGTCTATCCCATGCGTACCAACGACGATCTCTCGCTTCCTCAGATCGCGGCGTTGATCGAACAACTGCACGAACATGGCACGTTGACCGATGCCGAGTACGATCAACTAACCGACGAGGCCGACGAAGAAGAAGCTGAGCAAGAGGCACTGGATGAGGCATCGGGCGAGGAACTACCAGCCGAGGATGAGGATGCTGAAGAGGTTACCATTCCGGCCCCAGATCCGTTATCGCTGCAATACGGACGTGGCCTTCTACCGTGGCAATGGATCACCAGTAACTTCCTGCACTCCGATATTTTTCACTTAGTCGGCAATATGATATGGCTGTGGACGTTTGGCTTGATTGTTGAAGGAAAAATCGGCTGGCAGCGGTTTCTGATGGTTTATTTCGGCATTGGTATCAGCGAGTGTTTCATCGAACAATCGTTGATGCTGTTTTCGTTTCCAACGCCCTGGTCGTGCTCGCTAGGCGCGTCTTCGATCATCTTCGGCTTGATGGCAATTGCCATGCTGTGGGTGCCGGCCAACGATATCCACTGTCTGGTCGGGGTTTGGTCGTGGGATTTTCCGGCGGCCGGCTTAGGTGGCTTCTATCTGATTTACAGCATCATCATCGGGCTTATGTCTTACGGCTCTGGACCGCTCGAATCGCTAGGTACAGAGTTACTCCACGCCCTTGGTGGCGTGATAGGCGTGGGAGTAGGAATTGCTTTCTTGAAGTACCACCTTGTCGATTGCGATAACTGGGATCTGTTTTCAATCTGGGCCGGTCGGCATCGGCTTTCGCGTGAGGAAGCTCACGAATTGGCCGTCAGTTCCGAGCCTTTTCAAGCCAAACAAAAAGTTCAGATCGAAAATGGCCTGAACCAGATTCGCGAACTCTTGCAACAAGGCGAAGCTCCTCAACTGGCGTACCGTGCCCACATTAGCATGCAACAAAAGTACGAAGGCTGGCATCTTCCCGATGCCGAGTTCTTGCTGATCATCAAACAATTGGCCGACCAAAAAAAGTTTACCGAAGCCAGTCAGGCAATTCACGAATACCTGAAAACGTCACGTGCTAAACAAAATCAGGTTCGTTTGAAGCACGCCGCTATCTTGCTCGACCACCTCCACCAGCCGAACCAGGCCCTTACCGTCCTCAAAAAAGTCGACCGCAGCGAACTAAACGCCCGCGAGTTGGCCTTCTATCGAAAGATTTCCAGCCAAGCCGCCAGCCAGAAAGACGATGACATGCTCGATATTCTTGGTGACGATTGACGGAAGTTCGGGCTCTTTCAACAGCGAAGCTGGTATATAGCAATACACCCCAACTAGCGTGGCAAGATTTCTTCCCACCGGGCGAATAACCTTTCGAAGCTCGTTACCTAGAACTTTCCCAAGGTCAAATCTCTTGGTCCTTATTCCTTATGGAACCGATGCCCCACTTTATCATCTGCCGGTGATAACCGTTACGCTTGTCGTTCTGAATGTCGCCATCTTCTTTGCCGAACCCATCCACCGCTTGGCAACCGGGACACAGCAGCACCCATTGGAAGTAATCACCGAGGCGGTCCTGGTACGTCAGGCGGAACAGCCCAAGGAGTACCAGCTGCAGTTCGGCGAAGGGCTTAAACCGTGGCAATGGATTACGTCATCGTTTCTGCACGGCAATCTGCTGCATCTTGTCAGCAACATGATTTTCCTGACCCTCTTCGGCTTGATCGTGGAAGGCAAGCTTGGCTGGTGGAAATTTCTGGGAGTCTACCTAGCAATATGCGCCGTCGCAGGCTTTCTAGCTCAGGGATTCATTAGCCTGGTAAATCCCGGCTACGAAGGGACCGCCTTAGGAGCCTCAGACGCAATTTGCGGACTGATGGCGATTTGCATTCTGTGGGCTCCACTTAATAACATTCAAGTCGTTGTTAATTTCCGTTTTCACTACAACTGGCACTTTGAAATCCCAGTGGCGGCGTTCGCGGGCATCTACTTACTGTTGGATATCATCAGCACTTTGTTCTTTGCCACTTACGCCAGAAGCTTCGCCCCGTTTACAGCCTTTTTGCACACGTGCGGAGCCGTAGTTGGTGCGGCTGTGGGGCTTGCTTTTCTGAAATGGAATTGGGTTGATTGCGATGGGTACGACGCCTTCACGGTCATACAAGGAGGACACCAACGAAACCATTATCGCGGTGAGCTCGAGACACCTTCAATCGATACCGTCACGACCCTCACCACGGACCAAGGGCTGAAGCAAATCCAAGACATCTTACAGGAAGGTCAGCAACCGCAACTGGCCTACCGTGCCCACCTGAGCATGGCCCATCGACATCCAAAGTGGCATCTGCCTGATCGCGAGTTTCTCCAGATCATTCAGCAACTTTGCCGCCAACAGCATTTCGATGACGCGGTTCTCAGCATGCGAGACTACTTGAAAACCCCTCGGGCCAAACAAGATCAGGTGCGGCTCAAACTAGCTTCGCTCCTGCTCGATCCGCTGCAGCGTCCCAGCCAAGCGTTGGAAGCCCTCAAGCAGGTTGACACCACCAAGCTGAACGCCAAAGAAAAGACACTCTATCAGCAAGCCGCTCAGCAAACTCAACAACTCCGCAGCACTGGCGTCATCGATTCGCTTCACTTCGAGGACTAGTAAGCTCGGCACTGCGCATAAAAAAAAGGAGGCGGCTGTTCCAACCGTCTCCCTTTTTCAAGCGAATTCAACGCACGCGTGCGATTTAGCGATGCATGTTCTGGGCTGCCATTGCTTGCTGAACCATTGCCGAATAACGGGTTGGATCTTTCCAGAACGTTTGTAGGCTTTCTTCACTGCTGAACAAGTAAAGCGTACCGCGATGGGTCAAACCGAAGCGACGATCACCAGGAACCGTTTGGCCTTTGTTCAAGTAGGCGACCGGGTCGATTCCCGACATAACCGGGCTGTACTGATTTGGGTTAGCCAGAAACTTCTGCTGTTCGACTTGCGACGAGAACAGATAGATCTGTCCTTGGTGCTGAGCTCCCCAACGCGGGTCACCTTTCTGCCACTTCATGCTTTCCATCAAAGTAACTGGGCAGTAACCATCCATTGCAAACTTCGGCTGAACAGCAGGGGCTGCTGGCGGTTGCTGGGCAACTGGCTGTCCCGGTGCCGACGGTTGAGGAGCCGGTTGTTGGACAACTTGGTTCGCTGCAGGCTGCTGCGGGGCTGGTCCAACATACGCTGGTGGGGCAGGCATGCCAGGTCTCGTTTGCGAAGCAACTGGGCTCGACGAAAATCGGCTTTGTGCTGGGTCGGAAGCGGCCGCAGGCGGCATCGAAGGGGCTGGGCCTGAGTTAGCAAAACGGGAAGTTGGCGGTGGTGGCAATTGCGGAGCAACTTGCTGGGGCGCACTTTGCTGCATCGCTGGCTGCTGCTGAGGTGGGGCGGCGTTGTTCGCGGTGAAACTTGAATAAACCGAACCACGCTGCCCTTGATTTGCTTCTGGCAAAGCGGGCTGCGATACCGGCACCTGCATCGAAGCAGTTACCGTCGGGTTGCTGGTCTGGGCGACCATCTCAGGGGAAGCCGTTGGTTTAGGATTCGCTTTCTGAGACACCATCGCCAGCATCGACACGTAACGACCTTCATCCTGCGGGCTGATCGTACGATATACAAACTGCCCAGCAGGGGTGATGATCACGTCTTGCGGCCAACGATCAACGCCAAACTGCTTGGCGATCTCAGTTTGTTGACTGCCGTTAATCTTTACCGGCACATAGTCTGCTTCCAACGATTGGGCAAACGAAGCCTTGGAAAAGACATTCGCTTCCAAGCGACGGCATGGCGGACAATCGTCGCCATAGAAGTGGATATAGATGAGTTGCTTATTCCTGGTTGCAGCGGCCCGAGCAGTTTCAAGATCGGGCGCCCAGCGAATGGCATCTTCAGCGAAAACGTTTGCTTGAATCGCTAACAACAGGACAATAACAGAGAAACGAGTAATGGTCGTCATGTATGAACGAGCCCCGGTTAGCTGATTCGAAATGATGGCTAGGTTCAGTTTTCCAATCTCTGGTATCGGACCTCTTGCCTTAGCAACTGAACTAAATGTGACGATTTTGAGGAATTTCCTGACTGAAAGGTCCCTAAGTGTTGTGCTGATTGGTTGCACTAGCCCGAAAAGAGTGCCAATAAGTCTTTAAATTGCAAAGACTTGAGCTCCTAAATCGTTTTCACTTAGAGAATTTGGGGAAGTCTGCCGAATGAATAAGAATGATAGCTTGACACGACCTGGTAAATCCTTATGATTCCAGTAGTTTGATCGTCGTCGAACTCATTGCGGGATTTCATTCCCGGGTATTTTTGGACGGCCATCCTTTCTGCCCAATGATGCTTTGCTGAAACCTCAAGCAGTATCAAGTTCTTCGGGCAGTGACGGTTTTCTTCAACTCAGCCGCAAGATAAACAATGTGGCATGTTTAAGAACCAAGGAAGCTTTTTCAGTTCTTCACTGAACTGTGTTGGTTACCATCGATTCGCTAGGGTAACTACGTCTCAGGTAACCATTGATTTTCATTTTAGATACGCCGGGTAACGGA
The sequence above is drawn from the Bremerella cremea genome and encodes:
- a CDS encoding rhomboid family intramembrane serine protease; protein product: MLLPYSTDATLYHLPTATISLIIVNALVFFVYPMRTNDDLSLPQIAALIEQLHEHGTLTDAEYDQLTDEADEEEAEQEALDEASGEELPAEDEDAEEVTIPAPDPLSLQYGRGLLPWQWITSNFLHSDIFHLVGNMIWLWTFGLIVEGKIGWQRFLMVYFGIGISECFIEQSLMLFSFPTPWSCSLGASSIIFGLMAIAMLWVPANDIHCLVGVWSWDFPAAGLGGFYLIYSIIIGLMSYGSGPLESLGTELLHALGGVIGVGVGIAFLKYHLVDCDNWDLFSIWAGRHRLSREEAHELAVSSEPFQAKQKVQIENGLNQIRELLQQGEAPQLAYRAHISMQQKYEGWHLPDAEFLLIIKQLADQKKFTEASQAIHEYLKTSRAKQNQVRLKHAAILLDHLHQPNQALTVLKKVDRSELNARELAFYRKISSQAASQKDDDMLDILGDD
- a CDS encoding rhomboid family intramembrane serine protease; protein product: MVLIPYGTDAPLYHLPVITVTLVVLNVAIFFAEPIHRLATGTQQHPLEVITEAVLVRQAEQPKEYQLQFGEGLKPWQWITSSFLHGNLLHLVSNMIFLTLFGLIVEGKLGWWKFLGVYLAICAVAGFLAQGFISLVNPGYEGTALGASDAICGLMAICILWAPLNNIQVVVNFRFHYNWHFEIPVAAFAGIYLLLDIISTLFFATYARSFAPFTAFLHTCGAVVGAAVGLAFLKWNWVDCDGYDAFTVIQGGHQRNHYRGELETPSIDTVTTLTTDQGLKQIQDILQEGQQPQLAYRAHLSMAHRHPKWHLPDREFLQIIQQLCRQQHFDDAVLSMRDYLKTPRAKQDQVRLKLASLLLDPLQRPSQALEALKQVDTTKLNAKEKTLYQQAAQQTQQLRSTGVIDSLHFED
- a CDS encoding thioredoxin family protein, which codes for MTTITRFSVIVLLLAIQANVFAEDAIRWAPDLETARAAATRNKQLIYIHFYGDDCPPCRRLEANVFSKASFAQSLEADYVPVKINGSQQTEIAKQFGVDRWPQDVIITPAGQFVYRTISPQDEGRYVSMLAMVSQKANPKPTASPEMVAQTSNPTVTASMQVPVSQPALPEANQGQRGSVYSSFTANNAAPPQQQPAMQQSAPQQVAPQLPPPPTSRFANSGPAPSMPPAAASDPAQSRFSSSPVASQTRPGMPAPPAYVGPAPQQPAANQVVQQPAPQPSAPGQPVAQQPPAAPAVQPKFAMDGYCPVTLMESMKWQKGDPRWGAQHQGQIYLFSSQVEQQKFLANPNQYSPVMSGIDPVAYLNKGQTVPGDRRFGLTHRGTLYLFSSEESLQTFWKDPTRYSAMVQQAMAAQNMHR